In the Sarcophilus harrisii chromosome 1, mSarHar1.11, whole genome shotgun sequence genome, one interval contains:
- the TIMM13 gene encoding mitochondrial import inner membrane translocase subunit Tim13: MEGSFGSDFGGAAGAGGGKLDPGLIMEQVKVQIAVANAQELLQRMTNKCFRKCIGKPGSSLDNSEQKCIAMCMDRYMDAWNTVSRAYNSRLQRERANM, encoded by the exons ATGGAGGGCAGCTTCGGTTCGGATTTCGGGGGTGCGGCGGGGGCCGGCGGCGGGAAGCTGGACCCAGGGCTCATCATGGAGCAGGTGAAGGTGCAGATTGCCGTGGCCAACGCGCAGGAGCTGCTGCAG AGGATGACGAACAAGTGTTTCCGGAAGTGCATCGGGAAACCCGGCAGCTCCTTGGATAACTCCGAGCAG AAGTGCATTGCGATGTGCATGGATCGCTACATGGATGCCTGGAATACAGTGTCCCGCGCCTACAACTCTAGATTGCAGCGGGAGCGAGCCAACATGTGA